Proteins encoded by one window of Winogradskyella sp. PG-2:
- a CDS encoding TspO/MBR family protein — protein MKKIFLLILFLIINFGGLALGSYLMNDGPISSWYTNLNRAPWEPPGWVFGAAWTLIMICFSVYLTYLFSIRKSKFVITIYSIAVLLNVSWNYIFFNQHLTNIALVTIIALTLTILYLFISFGDEKLSKMKYLLLPYIIWLCIATSLNGYIVFNN, from the coding sequence TTGAAAAAAATCTTTCTTCTTATATTATTCTTAATTATCAATTTTGGTGGACTAGCACTAGGTAGTTATTTAATGAATGATGGACCTATTTCTAGTTGGTACACTAATCTTAATCGAGCACCATGGGAGCCACCTGGTTGGGTTTTTGGTGCAGCTTGGACATTAATAATGATCTGCTTTTCTGTTTACCTCACCTATCTATTTTCTATTAGGAAGTCTAAGTTTGTTATTACTATTTATAGTATTGCGGTATTGCTTAATGTAAGCTGGAATTATATTTTTTTCAATCAACACTTAACAAATATTGCACTTGTAACTATCATTGCTTTAACGTTAACTATTCTTTACCTTTTTATAAGTTTTGGTGATGAAAAATTGAGCAAAATGAAATATCTATTATTGCCTTACATCATATGGCTTTGTATAGCGACATCTTTAAATGGTTACATCGTTTTTAATAATTAG
- a CDS encoding SRPBCC family protein: MKIYTLHKKQNLPISVETAWEFLSSPANLKTITPDYMGFNILSGSDRPMFPGQIIQYIVTPVLGIKTKWVTEITHVKDYEYFVDEQRFGPYSLWHHKHFIKEIEGGVEMEDIIDYKVPMGILGQMVHPFLVKPKLEEIFNYRTKKLEELFGKY, translated from the coding sequence ATGAAAATATATACACTTCATAAAAAACAGAATTTACCAATTTCTGTTGAAACAGCTTGGGAGTTTTTATCAAGTCCTGCGAATTTAAAAACTATCACACCAGATTATATGGGCTTTAATATCCTTTCTGGTTCGGATCGACCAATGTTTCCAGGACAAATTATTCAGTACATCGTTACACCTGTTTTAGGTATAAAAACCAAATGGGTAACAGAAATCACTCATGTTAAAGACTATGAATACTTTGTTGACGAGCAACGTTTTGGACCTTATTCCTTATGGCATCATAAACATTTTATAAAAGAAATTGAAGGAGGTGTAGAGATGGAAGACATAATAGATTATAAAGTACCAATGGGAATTCTTGGGCAAATGGTTCATCCTTTTTTAGTAAAACCAAAACTAGAAGAGATTTTTAATTATAGAACTAAAAAACTCGAAGAATTATTCGGAAAGTATTAG
- the folE gene encoding GTP cyclohydrolase I FolE, whose amino-acid sequence MDTETISKTNGYQLNGFSSEDIGDDHLFTSLETPMKPNAFEMSNDEKKQRISILFSEIMDVLGLDLTDDSLQGTPNRVAKMYVEEIFSGLDPENKPKIALFDNKYQYNQMLVEKNITFYSNCEHHFVPIIGKAHIAYKSSGKVIGLSKLNRIVQYYAKRPQVQERLTNQIANELKTILETEDVAVIIDAKHLCVSSRGVKDDTSATVTTYYGGEFNTASKISELQNYINN is encoded by the coding sequence ATGGATACAGAAACAATTTCCAAAACAAATGGTTACCAACTTAATGGATTTTCTTCGGAAGACATTGGTGACGACCACTTATTTACAAGTCTTGAGACACCAATGAAGCCAAACGCTTTTGAAATGTCTAATGACGAAAAGAAACAACGCATCTCTATTTTATTTTCAGAAATAATGGATGTGCTTGGATTAGATTTAACTGACGATTCTTTGCAAGGGACACCAAATCGTGTAGCAAAGATGTATGTTGAAGAAATATTTTCTGGATTAGACCCAGAGAATAAACCTAAAATCGCATTATTTGATAATAAATATCAATATAACCAGATGTTAGTAGAAAAAAATATTACCTTCTACTCTAATTGTGAACATCACTTTGTGCCTATCATAGGAAAAGCGCATATAGCCTATAAATCATCAGGCAAAGTTATAGGACTTTCTAAATTAAATAGAATTGTTCAATATTATGCAAAACGTCCTCAGGTACAAGAGCGTTTAACAAATCAAATTGCAAACGAATTAAAAACGATTTTAGAAACCGAAGATGTTGCTGTAATTATAGATGCAAAGCATTTATGTGTCTCTTCAAGAGGTGTTAAGGATGATACATCAGCTACAGTAACAACATATTACGGAGGTGAGTTTAATACCGCTTCAAAAATTTCAGAATTACAGAATTATATAAACAATTAA
- a CDS encoding Lacal_2735 family protein, whose translation MFGIFKKTSELDKLQKQYEKLMADWHKLSTTNRAESDKRYAEAQKIIEQIEILKQ comes from the coding sequence ATGTTCGGGATATTTAAAAAAACCTCTGAGTTAGACAAGCTACAAAAGCAATACGAAAAGCTAATGGCAGATTGGCACAAACTCTCAACAACAAACAGAGCAGAAAGTGACAAAAGGTATGCCGAAGCTCAAAAAATTATTGAGCAGATTGAAATCTTAAAACAATAG
- the murA gene encoding UDP-N-acetylglucosamine 1-carboxyvinyltransferase — translation MGTFKIEGGHQLKGEIQPQGAKNEALQILCAVLLTAEEIKIDNIPDIIDVNKLIALLKKLGVKINKVSKGSYTFKADEVNLEYLESAEFKEDGKGLRGSIMIVGPLLGRFGKGYIPKPGGDKIGRRRLDTHFEGFINLGAKFRYNKEDLFYGVEADKLKGTYMLLDEASVTGTANIVMAAVLAKGTTTIYNAACEPYLQQLCKMLNRMGAKISGVGSNMLIIEGVDVLGGTEHRMLPDMIEIGSWIGLAAMTKSELTITNVSWDDLGQIPNVFRKIGITVERQGDNIYIPAHTDGYEVQSYIDGSILTIADAPWPGFTPDLLSIILTVLTQARGSAVVHQKMFESRLFFVDKLIDMGAKIILCDPHRATIIGHDFKSTLKATTMTSPDIRAGVSLLIAALSAKGTSTIHNIEQIDRGYENIAERLRAIGAKIERL, via the coding sequence ATGGGGACATTTAAAATAGAGGGAGGCCACCAATTAAAAGGCGAAATTCAGCCTCAAGGTGCAAAAAACGAAGCCTTACAAATATTATGTGCAGTACTCTTAACTGCTGAAGAAATTAAAATAGATAACATTCCTGATATTATCGATGTTAATAAACTCATTGCTTTATTAAAAAAGCTTGGTGTTAAGATTAATAAAGTAAGTAAGGGATCTTATACATTTAAAGCGGACGAAGTTAATTTAGAATATTTAGAATCTGCTGAATTTAAAGAAGATGGAAAAGGACTAAGAGGTTCTATTATGATTGTTGGACCTTTATTAGGTCGATTCGGAAAAGGATACATACCAAAACCAGGAGGAGATAAAATTGGTCGTCGTCGTTTAGATACACACTTTGAAGGCTTTATTAATCTAGGAGCAAAGTTCCGCTATAACAAAGAAGATTTATTTTATGGTGTAGAAGCCGATAAGCTAAAAGGAACATATATGCTTCTAGATGAGGCCTCTGTTACTGGTACTGCAAATATAGTTATGGCAGCTGTTTTAGCTAAGGGCACTACAACTATTTATAATGCTGCTTGTGAGCCTTATTTACAACAGCTTTGTAAAATGTTGAATCGTATGGGAGCTAAAATTTCTGGTGTTGGTTCTAATATGTTGATTATAGAAGGTGTTGATGTATTAGGTGGGACGGAACATAGAATGCTACCCGATATGATAGAAATAGGTAGTTGGATAGGTTTAGCTGCAATGACTAAAAGTGAATTAACAATTACCAACGTAAGTTGGGATGATTTAGGTCAAATACCAAACGTATTTAGAAAAATTGGAATTACAGTAGAACGTCAAGGAGATAATATATATATACCTGCACATACTGATGGTTATGAAGTACAGAGTTATATTGATGGATCAATATTAACTATTGCAGATGCTCCATGGCCAGGATTTACTCCAGATTTATTGAGTATCATTTTAACGGTTTTAACACAAGCAAGAGGAAGTGCAGTAGTGCATCAAAAAATGTTTGAAAGTCGTTTATTCTTCGTAGACAAGTTGATTGATATGGGTGCAAAGATTATTCTTTGTGATCCACATAGAGCTACAATAATAGGTCATGATTTTAAGTCAACTTTAAAAGCAACTACTATGACATCTCCAGATATTAGAGCTGGTGTATCTTTGTTAATTGCTGCATTATCTGCAAAAGGGACATCTACAATTCATAATATTGAACAAATAGATCGTGGTTATGAAAATATAGCAGAGCGTTTAAGAGCAATTGGAGCTAAAATTGAACGGTTATAA
- a CDS encoding nuclear transport factor 2 family protein, whose translation MCSQNQNLDCIKELYADNVVSKEMPGMPGEEISRRQNVWNKNEEWLGNVTEFHSGTISEPVVAGNHFTSKMTFDVTFKDRGRQQMEELAVFEVKDGKIVSEQFLYSMK comes from the coding sequence ATGTGTAGCCAAAATCAAAATTTAGATTGTATTAAAGAACTCTATGCAGATAATGTAGTAAGTAAAGAAATGCCAGGAATGCCTGGCGAGGAAATCTCTAGAAGACAAAACGTATGGAATAAAAATGAAGAGTGGTTAGGTAACGTTACTGAATTTCATTCAGGTACTATAAGTGAACCTGTTGTAGCAGGAAATCATTTTACTTCCAAAATGACTTTTGATGTCACTTTTAAGGATAGAGGACGACAACAAATGGAAGAACTTGCTGTATTTGAAGTTAAAGATGGGAAAATTGTAAGTGAACAATTTTTGTATTCTATGAAATAA
- a CDS encoding DASH family cryptochrome, which yields MQKKQEHTNLVWFRNDLRTIDNAVLASACKAKNSVIGIYCFDPKYFTINKRGFKITEKYRANFLIETINDLKQQLAELNIDLLIYYDLPERVIPKVCTDYNVADIYIQNDWTKDEMATENAVKSKLENITFHKEYNQFLFHPEDISFEIEKLPQVFTVFRKKLEKYVFIREAVSFEKRSKENRIENKTVIPTLQDLGFEDFKTHPQSAFPFKGGETEALNRLNDYFFETKKLGFYKKTRNGLVGKDYSSKFSSWLANGSISARTIYWKVKQFETEHYKNQSTYWLIFELIWRDYFKYVSMKYGSQIFKLEGILGKDYNWSTAKTQIDKWIKGETESDFVNANMIELKQTGWMSNRGRQNVASYFAKELQLDWRIGAAYFESMLIDYDVHSNYGNWMYVAGVGNDPRDRKFNVQLQAERYDTTGKFRNLWLQQSLF from the coding sequence ATGCAGAAAAAACAAGAACACACAAATTTAGTTTGGTTTAGAAACGATTTACGAACCATCGATAATGCTGTTTTAGCATCAGCTTGTAAAGCTAAAAATAGTGTTATAGGTATTTATTGTTTCGACCCAAAATATTTTACCATTAATAAACGTGGCTTTAAAATAACAGAAAAGTATAGAGCAAATTTTCTTATTGAAACTATAAATGATTTAAAACAGCAATTAGCTGAATTAAATATTGATTTATTAATCTATTATGACCTACCAGAAAGGGTCATTCCAAAAGTTTGTACAGATTATAATGTTGCTGATATCTATATTCAGAACGATTGGACAAAGGATGAAATGGCTACAGAAAACGCTGTAAAATCTAAGCTAGAAAACATAACTTTTCACAAAGAATACAATCAATTCTTATTTCATCCTGAAGATATAAGTTTTGAAATTGAAAAATTACCACAAGTATTCACAGTCTTCAGGAAAAAGTTAGAAAAGTATGTTTTTATAAGAGAAGCCGTAAGTTTTGAAAAACGTTCGAAAGAAAATCGAATTGAAAATAAAACTGTAATACCAACACTTCAAGATTTAGGATTTGAAGATTTTAAAACACATCCGCAATCTGCATTCCCATTTAAAGGTGGAGAAACTGAAGCTTTAAATAGATTAAACGATTACTTTTTTGAAACTAAAAAACTAGGCTTTTATAAAAAAACCAGAAATGGATTAGTAGGTAAAGACTATAGTTCTAAGTTTTCATCTTGGTTAGCAAATGGATCTATATCTGCAAGAACCATTTATTGGAAAGTAAAACAATTTGAAACGGAGCATTATAAAAACCAATCGACCTACTGGCTTATATTCGAATTAATATGGAGAGACTACTTTAAGTATGTCTCTATGAAATATGGCAGCCAAATATTTAAACTTGAAGGTATATTAGGTAAAGACTATAATTGGAGTACCGCTAAAACTCAAATCGACAAATGGATTAAAGGAGAGACAGAATCTGACTTTGTTAATGCTAACATGATAGAATTAAAACAAACAGGTTGGATGAGCAATAGAGGAAGACAAAATGTAGCTTCCTATTTCGCAAAAGAACTACAACTAGATTGGCGAATTGGCGCAGCCTATTTTGAGTCTATGCTAATCGATTATGATGTCCATAGTAACTATGGTAATTGGATGTATGTCGCTGGAGTTGGCAACGATCCTAGAGATAGAAAGTTTAATGTGCAATTGCAAGCAGAACGTTACGATACTACTGGTAAGTTCAGGAACCTTTGGTTACAACAAAGTTTGTTTTAA
- a CDS encoding cryptochrome/photolyase family protein: MLKESTLIFPNQLFKTTEVLNQIDTIYLVEEFLFFKHYKFHKQKIAFHRGSMKAYGNYLEGTGKKVNYIEATSKKSDVRHLIPKLIEDGIQKLHIIDPTDNWLQKHINLVTKDIEIEWYKNPLFINSKEELISFFKPTKKKFFQTSFYKQQRKERDILMVNGEPEGGKLTYDSDNRKKYPKDKMPPRIQFPDKTKFHQEAENYVNSNFGEHNGQLTGFSIYPIDYKTAENWFQQFLEIRFHEFGVYEDAIVKEEHFLNHSLLSPLINVGLLEPKYVIDTAIAYAKTNDIPLNSTEGFVRQILGWREFIRGVYEVKGTEERNRNFWKFSRKIPKSFYDGSTGVKPIDDVIKKVLKTGYAHHIERLMILGNFMVLCEFDPDDVYKWFMELFIDAYDWVMVPNVYGMSLYADGGLMSTKPYISSSNYIMKMSNYSKGDWQPTWDGLFWTFMDKHRDFFLSNPRLGMLIRTFDKMNKEKQEKHFANAEAYFKILDND, encoded by the coding sequence ATGTTAAAAGAAAGTACACTAATATTTCCAAATCAATTATTTAAAACAACTGAAGTTTTAAACCAAATTGATACTATTTATTTAGTTGAAGAATTTTTATTCTTTAAACATTATAAGTTTCATAAGCAAAAAATTGCGTTTCATAGAGGATCCATGAAAGCATATGGAAATTATTTAGAAGGCACAGGGAAAAAAGTGAATTACATTGAAGCCACATCAAAAAAGTCCGATGTTAGACATTTGATTCCAAAGCTAATTGAAGATGGTATTCAAAAACTTCATATCATTGATCCTACTGACAATTGGCTACAAAAACATATCAATTTGGTAACAAAGGATATCGAAATAGAATGGTATAAAAATCCACTTTTTATAAATTCTAAAGAAGAATTAATCTCATTTTTTAAACCAACGAAAAAGAAATTCTTTCAAACGTCTTTTTACAAACAGCAACGAAAAGAGCGAGATATTTTAATGGTTAACGGTGAGCCAGAAGGTGGTAAACTAACATATGACTCAGATAACCGAAAGAAATATCCAAAAGATAAAATGCCTCCAAGAATTCAGTTTCCTGATAAGACTAAATTTCACCAGGAGGCGGAAAACTATGTCAATTCTAACTTTGGTGAACATAATGGTCAACTCACAGGTTTTTCAATCTATCCCATAGATTATAAAACTGCTGAAAATTGGTTTCAACAATTTTTAGAAATCAGGTTTCATGAGTTTGGAGTCTATGAAGATGCTATCGTAAAGGAAGAACACTTTTTAAACCATAGTCTATTATCACCTTTGATCAATGTCGGTCTGTTAGAACCAAAATATGTAATCGACACTGCTATTGCTTATGCCAAAACAAATGATATTCCATTAAATTCTACTGAAGGATTTGTGCGCCAAATTTTGGGTTGGAGAGAATTTATCAGAGGTGTTTACGAAGTGAAGGGTACAGAAGAACGCAACAGAAACTTTTGGAAATTTAGTAGAAAGATTCCGAAATCATTTTATGATGGTTCTACAGGTGTAAAGCCTATTGACGATGTCATTAAAAAAGTTTTAAAAACTGGTTACGCACACCACATTGAACGGTTAATGATTTTAGGAAACTTTATGGTGTTATGCGAGTTTGATCCGGACGATGTATATAAATGGTTTATGGAATTATTTATAGATGCTTACGATTGGGTTATGGTACCTAATGTCTATGGCATGAGTTTATATGCAGATGGTGGTTTAATGTCAACAAAACCGTATATCAGCAGTAGTAATTACATTATGAAAATGAGTAATTATTCTAAGGGAGATTGGCAACCAACTTGGGATGGGTTATTCTGGACATTTATGGATAAGCATCGCGATTTCTTTTTAAGTAATCCTCGATTAGGAATGCTTATAAGAACATTTGATAAAATGAATAAAGAAAAACAGGAGAAGCATTTTGCTAATGCAGAAGCATATTTTAAGATATTAGATAATGACTAA
- a CDS encoding glutathione peroxidase — MNPLKAFVSTLQATDRNIFQKSTKSIYNIDINNLQGQPINLSDYKGKKILFVNVASKCGFTPQYRELQELQYTYKDSIVLIGVPCNQFGKQEPGSSEEIQEFCEINYGVSFLITEKIDVKGHNKHPLYDWLTNKAINGKQNSTVKWNFQKYMIDENGELLDFFYSITKPMNSRITKFLK, encoded by the coding sequence ATGAACCCACTCAAAGCATTCGTTAGCACCTTACAAGCAACAGATAGAAATATTTTTCAAAAATCAACAAAATCTATATACAATATAGATATCAATAACTTACAAGGACAACCTATTAATTTATCTGACTATAAAGGAAAGAAGATACTATTTGTTAACGTAGCTTCTAAATGTGGCTTTACACCACAATATAGAGAGTTACAAGAACTACAATATACTTATAAAGATAGCATAGTTCTTATAGGTGTTCCTTGTAATCAATTTGGAAAACAAGAGCCTGGAAGCTCTGAAGAGATTCAAGAATTTTGTGAAATAAACTATGGAGTATCATTCCTTATTACAGAAAAAATTGACGTGAAGGGCCATAATAAACATCCTTTATACGATTGGCTAACCAACAAAGCCATAAATGGAAAGCAAAATTCTACTGTGAAATGGAATTTTCAAAAGTACATGATAGATGAAAATGGTGAGTTGTTAGATTTCTTCTACTCTATCACTAAACCAATGAATTCTAGGATTACTAAATTTTTAAAATAA
- a CDS encoding cryptochrome/deoxyribodipyrimidine photo-lyase family protein, which yields MTKREHINIVWLKRDLRLLDNEAISNALKSGKPTLIIYVFEFILLNDEHYSKRHFNFIKESISDLNKQLESYNTKVLAIDCDIQSAFNILQEFYRIDTVYSHVETGLLITYNRDKEFKRYCRNNFIQWQENKNNGVERGLVNRDNWFENWESYMAQDLEVFQPKDNQLLSITAIDNLEKVFTVTHLDTPSESKFQKGGSTVGWKYANSFFDSRHEDYMFNISKPEASRSSCSRISPYIAWGNLSIRQVFKAGKKVKSASKYKRHISAFLSRLRWQAHFIQKFEMEHTMEEASVNKGYHKLKKSISDTYQQAWFEGKTGFPLVDASMRCLIETGYVNFRMRAMLASFFTHILWQPWQSATRHLSQQFLDFEPGIHFPQLQMQAGETGINNLRIYNPTTNSLKHDPDAIFIRKWVPELAPLETPFVHEPYLMTEMEEAFYNFKLGEDYPQPIVNIKENRKRASDILWNMKDDPEVRRESSRILKRHTISQRNRMLRDE from the coding sequence ATGACTAAGAGAGAGCACATTAATATTGTATGGTTAAAGCGAGATTTACGCCTTCTAGATAATGAAGCGATTTCGAATGCTTTAAAATCGGGAAAACCAACATTAATAATTTATGTCTTTGAATTTATCTTATTAAATGACGAGCATTACAGTAAAAGACATTTTAATTTCATTAAAGAATCTATTTCGGATTTAAACAAACAATTAGAATCTTATAATACAAAGGTTTTAGCAATAGATTGCGATATACAGAGTGCTTTTAATATATTACAAGAGTTTTACAGGATAGATACCGTTTATTCTCATGTAGAAACAGGATTATTGATTACATACAATAGAGACAAAGAGTTTAAACGCTATTGTAGAAATAATTTTATTCAATGGCAAGAAAATAAAAATAATGGTGTTGAACGTGGCTTAGTTAACAGAGATAATTGGTTTGAAAATTGGGAATCTTATATGGCTCAAGATCTCGAAGTGTTTCAACCTAAAGACAATCAATTGTTAAGTATTACGGCTATTGATAATCTGGAAAAAGTGTTTACAGTAACGCATTTAGATACTCCTTCTGAATCTAAATTTCAAAAAGGCGGCAGTACAGTAGGTTGGAAATATGCAAATTCCTTTTTTGATAGTCGACACGAGGATTATATGTTTAATATATCAAAACCAGAAGCTTCTCGAAGCAGTTGCAGTCGTATCTCACCTTACATCGCATGGGGAAACCTCTCTATAAGACAAGTTTTCAAAGCTGGTAAAAAGGTAAAATCCGCATCTAAATATAAGCGTCACATTAGTGCTTTTCTATCGCGATTACGTTGGCAGGCGCATTTCATTCAAAAGTTTGAGATGGAACATACCATGGAAGAGGCAAGTGTTAATAAAGGGTATCATAAACTAAAGAAAAGTATTTCCGATACATATCAGCAAGCATGGTTTGAAGGTAAAACAGGCTTTCCTTTAGTCGATGCTAGTATGCGTTGTTTAATAGAAACTGGCTATGTGAATTTTAGAATGCGTGCCATGTTGGCATCCTTCTTTACCCATATTCTGTGGCAACCTTGGCAGTCCGCAACGAGGCATCTTTCCCAACAGTTTTTAGATTTTGAACCTGGTATTCACTTTCCACAACTACAAATGCAAGCAGGAGAAACTGGTATTAACAACTTAAGAATTTATAATCCTACCACTAATAGTTTAAAACACGACCCTGATGCTATATTCATTAGAAAATGGGTTCCTGAACTCGCTCCCCTTGAGACACCTTTTGTGCACGAACCTTACCTTATGACTGAGATGGAAGAGGCTTTTTATAATTTCAAACTCGGAGAAGATTATCCGCAACCCATAGTAAATATTAAAGAAAATCGTAAACGTGCTAGTGATATTCTTTGGAATATGAAAGACGATCCAGAAGTGCGACGTGAAAGTTCTCGTATCTTAAAACGACATACTATAAGTCAACGAAATCGTATGCTGAGAGATGAATAA
- a CDS encoding SDR family NAD(P)-dependent oxidoreductase, with amino-acid sequence MNRLIVIGGSKGIGNAIVSSLLTSYDEVVNISRTAPEHSHPNLKHYDCDVISDELPDIESADGLVYCPGSINLKPINRLSIDDFKNDFEINVLGAVKAIQKYLPALKNGNKPSIILFSTVAAKLGMPFHASVAASKSAVEGLTKSLGAELAPTIRVNAIAPTVTDTELASKLLRNERMIENMNERHPLKKYLQPQEVADMAGFLLSDKGSSLSGQVFEMDCGIVSFKI; translated from the coding sequence ATGAATAGGTTAATAGTGATTGGAGGAAGCAAAGGTATTGGCAATGCTATTGTTTCATCTTTGCTTACTTCATATGATGAAGTTGTAAACATCAGTAGAACTGCGCCAGAACATTCACATCCAAATCTAAAACATTACGATTGTGATGTGATTTCTGATGAGTTACCAGATATTGAAAGTGCTGATGGATTAGTCTATTGTCCTGGAAGCATCAATTTAAAACCTATCAATCGATTAAGTATTGATGATTTTAAAAATGATTTTGAAATTAATGTCTTAGGTGCTGTAAAAGCTATTCAGAAATATTTACCTGCTTTAAAAAACGGTAATAAACCTTCTATCATATTATTCAGCACAGTGGCAGCTAAGTTAGGTATGCCTTTCCATGCTAGTGTAGCAGCTTCAAAATCTGCTGTAGAAGGCTTAACGAAATCTTTGGGTGCAGAATTAGCTCCAACGATTAGAGTAAATGCAATTGCACCAACAGTTACAGATACAGAATTAGCATCAAAATTATTGCGTAATGAGAGGATGATTGAGAATATGAATGAACGACATCCATTAAAAAAATATTTACAACCACAGGAAGTTGCAGATATGGCAGGATTTCTTCTTTCAGATAAAGGATCTTCTTTATCAGGACAAGTTTTTGAAATGGATTGTGGAATAGTAAGTTTTAAAATATAG
- a CDS encoding cryptochrome/photolyase family protein translates to MNKTLNIFWFRRDLRLDDNVGFFNALKSDNPVLPIFIFDSEILDKLPENDARVNYIHDTLQSMRMILQDNHDSGIAMFHGKPKDIYKQLIKDYDISEVYTNHDYEPYANERDTKIKDFLAEQNINFKTYKDQVIFEKDDVVKKDGNPYVVYTPYMRTWKEKFKSNDLKFYPSEKALGNLVKKINLPNLSLSDIGFKESSQKILSYKLTPTLIQEYEATRNFPAKDSTSRLGPHLRFGTVSVRKMVEKAIAEENEIFWQELIWREFFMQILWHFPYTAKDSFKSKYDRIEWRNNEEEFKLWCEGKTGYPFVDAGMRQLNETGFMHNRVRMLVGSFLCKHLLIDWRWGEAYFAEKLHDYEMSSNIGNWQWVAGSGVDAAPYFRIFNPTSQIQKFDKGLEYIKKWVPDFEKLTYHQPIVDHKTARERCLNTYKSALN, encoded by the coding sequence ATGAATAAAACGCTAAATATTTTTTGGTTTAGAAGAGATCTAAGATTAGATGATAATGTTGGCTTTTTTAATGCTTTGAAATCTGATAACCCTGTACTACCAATATTTATCTTTGATTCTGAAATTCTAGATAAGCTTCCTGAAAATGATGCGCGTGTCAATTATATTCATGATACACTTCAAAGTATGAGGATGATTCTACAGGATAATCATGATAGTGGTATTGCAATGTTTCATGGTAAGCCAAAAGACATATATAAGCAGTTAATTAAAGATTATGATATCTCAGAAGTTTATACAAATCATGACTACGAACCTTATGCAAACGAACGCGACACAAAGATTAAAGATTTTTTAGCAGAACAAAATATTAATTTTAAAACCTACAAAGACCAAGTCATTTTCGAAAAAGATGACGTGGTAAAAAAAGATGGTAATCCATATGTTGTTTATACTCCATACATGCGCACATGGAAGGAGAAGTTTAAATCCAATGATTTAAAATTTTATCCATCTGAAAAAGCGCTAGGTAATCTTGTGAAAAAGATAAATTTACCAAATTTGAGTTTATCAGATATTGGTTTCAAAGAATCGTCACAAAAAATCCTTTCTTATAAACTAACACCAACTTTAATTCAAGAATACGAAGCTACAAGGAACTTTCCTGCAAAAGACTCAACCTCTCGTTTAGGCCCTCATCTCCGTTTTGGCACAGTAAGCGTGCGCAAAATGGTAGAAAAAGCTATTGCTGAAGAAAACGAAATCTTTTGGCAAGAATTAATTTGGCGTGAGTTTTTTATGCAAATTCTTTGGCATTTCCCATATACAGCAAAAGATTCCTTTAAGTCTAAATACGATCGAATAGAATGGAGAAATAACGAAGAAGAATTTAAACTCTGGTGCGAAGGTAAAACCGGTTATCCGTTTGTAGATGCTGGCATGCGCCAATTAAATGAAACTGGCTTTATGCACAATAGAGTACGTATGTTAGTCGGTAGCTTTTTGTGCAAACACTTATTAATAGATTGGAGATGGGGAGAAGCCTACTTTGCTGAGAAATTACATGACTATGAAATGTCTAGTAATATAGGTAATTGGCAATGGGTCGCTGGTTCTGGTGTTGATGCTGCTCCATATTTTAGAATTTTTAACCCGACATCGCAAATCCAAAAGTTTGATAAAGGGTTAGAATACATAAAAAAATGGGTTCCTGATTTTGAAAAATTAACGTATCATCAACCAATTGTAGATCATAAAACAGCTAGGGAACGTTGCTTAAACACATATAAATCGGCATTAAATTAA
- a CDS encoding TIGR03643 family protein: MDLKLKDIDRIIEMAWEDRTPFGAITFQFGLKERDVITLMRRELKPKSFRLWRARVQGRATKHSKIRTFDEGRFKCSRQRLITNNSISKR, translated from the coding sequence ATGGATTTAAAACTTAAAGATATCGATCGCATTATAGAAATGGCATGGGAAGATAGGACACCTTTTGGTGCAATAACATTCCAATTCGGGTTAAAAGAACGAGATGTCATCACTCTAATGCGAAGAGAATTAAAACCAAAGAGCTTTAGATTATGGAGAGCTCGCGTACAAGGCAGAGCTACAAAACATAGTAAAATAAGAACGTTTGACGAAGGCAGATTTAAATGCTCTAGACAACGTCTAATAACAAATAACTCTATTTCAAAACGTTAA